The Pan troglodytes isolate AG18354 chromosome 1, NHGRI_mPanTro3-v2.0_pri, whole genome shotgun sequence genome includes a region encoding these proteins:
- the AKIRIN1 gene encoding akirin-1 isoform X2 produces MACGATLKRPMEFEAALLSPGSPKRRRCAPLPGPTPGLRPPDAEPPPPFQTQTPPQSLQQPAPPGSERRLPTPEQIFQNIKQEYSRYQRWRHLEVVLNQSEACASESQPHSSALTAPSSPGSSWMKKDQPTFTLRQVGIICERLLKDYEDKIREEYEQILNTKLADVS; encoded by the exons ATGGCGTGCGGGGCGACGCTGAAGCGGCCCATGGAGTTCGAGGCGGCGCTGCTGAGCCCCGGCTCCCCGAAGCGGCGGCGCTGcgcccctctgcccggccccaCTCCGGGCCTCAGGCCCCCGGACGCCGAGCCGCCGCCGCCGTTTCAGACGCAGACCCCACCGCAGAGTCTGCAGCAGCCCGCCCCGCCCGGCAGCGAGCGGCGCCTTCCAACTCCGG agcAAATTTTTCAGAACATAAAACAAGAATATAGTCGTTATCAGAGGTGGAGACATTTAGAAGTTGTTCTTAATCAGAGTGAAGCTTGTGCTTCGGAAAGTCAACCTCACTCCTCAGCACTCACAGCACCTAGCTCTCCAG GTTCCTCATGGATGAAGAAGGACCAGCCCACCTTTACCCTCCGACAAGTTGGCATAATATGTGAGCGCCTCTTAAAAGACTATGAAGATAAAATTCGGGAGGAGTATGAGCAAATCCTCAATACCAAACTAGCAG ATGTGTCATGA
- the AKIRIN1 gene encoding akirin-1 isoform X1 yields the protein MACGATLKRPMEFEAALLSPGSPKRRRCAPLPGPTPGLRPPDAEPPPPFQTQTPPQSLQQPAPPGSERRLPTPEQIFQNIKQEYSRYQRWRHLEVVLNQSEACASESQPHSSALTAPSSPGSSWMKKDQPTFTLRQVGIICERLLKDYEDKIREEYEQILNTKLAEQYESFVKFTHDQIMRRYGTRPTSYVS from the exons ATGGCGTGCGGGGCGACGCTGAAGCGGCCCATGGAGTTCGAGGCGGCGCTGCTGAGCCCCGGCTCCCCGAAGCGGCGGCGCTGcgcccctctgcccggccccaCTCCGGGCCTCAGGCCCCCGGACGCCGAGCCGCCGCCGCCGTTTCAGACGCAGACCCCACCGCAGAGTCTGCAGCAGCCCGCCCCGCCCGGCAGCGAGCGGCGCCTTCCAACTCCGG agcAAATTTTTCAGAACATAAAACAAGAATATAGTCGTTATCAGAGGTGGAGACATTTAGAAGTTGTTCTTAATCAGAGTGAAGCTTGTGCTTCGGAAAGTCAACCTCACTCCTCAGCACTCACAGCACCTAGCTCTCCAG GTTCCTCATGGATGAAGAAGGACCAGCCCACCTTTACCCTCCGACAAGTTGGCATAATATGTGAGCGCCTCTTAAAAGACTATGAAGATAAAATTCGGGAGGAGTATGAGCAAATCCTCAATACCAAACTAGCAG AACAATATGAATCTTTTGTGAAATTCACACATGATCAGATTATGCGACGGTATGGGACAAGGCCAACAAGCT ATGTGTCATGA